The nucleotide sequence GAAATAGAGATTACAATTGGGATGGTATTTGGTTTGCCGATTCTAAAATTTATAATTGGGGATTTGTAGTTGAAATGGAAATACCTTACAAATCAATTCAATACGATAAAACACTCAAAAAATGGGGATTGGATTTTGATAGATGGCGTCCGATAGACTCCGAAGATATTTATTGGGGAAAGTATGAGCAAAATGAAGGTCAAAGAATTTCTAAATTCGGCGTATTAAATTTAAATGACTTTTCGCCAAAAATTGACGGATTAAATTTAGAAATTTATCCTGTTGGAATTTCAAAAGCTACTTACTTAAAAAATGATAAATACGACGTCGATCTTGACGCAGGAATTGATATTTTTTATAATCCTTCACAAGCATTAACATTTCAGCTAACCGCAAATCCGGACTTTGCTCAAATTGAAGCTGATCCGTTTGATTTTAATATTTCAAGGTATGAATCTTATTTTGAAGAAAAAAGACCGTTTTTTACCGAAGGAAGTGAAGTTTTTTCACCCTCCGGAAGACAAAACAATTCAGGATTTTACAGACCTTTGGAACTTTTTTATTCCAGAAGAATCGGCAAGCTGCTGCCTGATGGAACAGAAGTACCACTGCAAATTGGGACAAGAGTTTTTGGAAGATACGATGATTTTGAATACGGTGGTTTCTTTGCTCAAACAGGTAAAACAAATTATAAAAATGACGGCGAAAAATTAACAGAAGATAATGCTGTTTTCGGTTCGGCTAGAATAAAAAAGCAAATTTTGGAAAATTCTTCTGTTGGATTATTATTTGTAGGAAAGCACAGTAATAATGAAGACAACGGTGTTTTAGATGTTGACGGCGCTTTTAGAGGTGCAAACTGGCAACTTGCATATCAATTGGCCCGTTCTTTTAAAAATGATGAAGGTGATTATGCGGTATCTGCCGGATATACACAATTTATGGAAAATTGGCTTAATCTTTTTAGAACAAGATACATTGGAAATAAATTTGATATTGATCAAATTGGTTATGTACCTTGGCGCGGGACATCAAATTCAGTCGGTTTAACCGGCCCCCGCTGGGAATTTAATGAGGGTCCGATAAATGCAATTCTGCTGTATTTTGGCGGATATTTAGGTTGGGAAAAAATAGATAATTATACCGATTACGGCGGCGTTTTGGGGTATAATATGAATTTTAGAAATAATTGGGGATTTGAAATTAATCTTGATGCTGGAAAATCAAAAGACCAAAAAATTTACTATTCTTCATACAGCGCAAGCTTAAGTTCATGGTTCGATATTTCACCCAAGTGGCATGCAAATTTAAATTTGGGGTATACAAACACTTATAATTTTTCAAGAGAATATTTGGCTTTTTATTCATGGGCAGAAACATACTTTAATTGGAATGTTCTGAACTTTTTAAATGTTGGAACCGCGCTTAATTTTTTCATTGAAGGAAATCCCGAACATAAAATTGAAGATATTACAATGAATGCAAGGCCATATTTTTCACTTACCCCAATTAACGATCTAAATATTAAAATGTATTTCGATAATGTATTTGTAAAATCAACGGATAAATTGGAGCAGTTGATAATAGGCTTTTTGTTTGCATATAATTTTTCGCCTAAAAGCTGGATCTATTTGGCTGTGAACGATGTACAAGACAGAAGCGATCGTTACGATATTAATAACAATTTGTTGGATAGAAAATTACACGTTAAAAATAGAGCCGGTGTTTTTAAAGTAAAATATTTATACTATTTTTAATTTTATTCCCCCGAATGAATAATATTAAGAAATGTTTTTTAATTAAAATTCTATTTAGTAGATTTTAGTAAATCACATTATAATAATATCTATTTTTACAAATTCAGTTTTATTGTAAACCTTTTTTAATTCTATTTGTCTAACGAATATTAAAAATTTTTGGAAAAAAATCTTCATGAAAAATTTTATACTTTTTGTTCTTCTATTAATGTCGGTTAACTCACAAATTTTTTCACAAAGAAATTTAGAAAATTCAATTAAAGGGAAAGTGATTGATAAAGATGCGAAAGTTGCTTTGGAATATTCTAATATAATACTATTCAGTCAAAAAGACAGCACGCAGTCAAACGGTACCGTTACAAATGCCGAGGGTAATTTTATAATTTCTAATGTCCGTCCCGGTGAATATTTTCTAAAAATTAGTTTTATTGGTTACGAAACAACTAAAATAGAAAATTTAAAAATTGGTCCGCGGACAAATATTGAATTAGGCGATATATTATTAAAAGCCGAATCTTTTAATACAAAAGATGTTGTTGTTAGCGGAGAAAGAGCTGCTGTTTCATACCAAATAGATAAAAAAGTAATAAACGTAAGCGAACAATTGACTTCCCTTTCTGGAAATGCGGTAGATGTTTTAGAAAATGTTCCTTCCGTAACAGTTGATATTGATGGAAATGTAAGTCTAAGAGGAAGTTCCAATTTTACTGTTTTGATTGATGGAAAACCAACCATATTAGAATCAAATGAAGCACTTCAGAATATTCCCGCAAGTACAATTGAAAATATCGAAATTATTACAAATCCTTCGGCAAAATATAATCCGGAAGGAACCGCGGGTATTATCAATATTATCACAAAGAAAAATTCACTGGAAGGAATAAGCGGAATTGCAAATTTAAATGGAGGAAATGGAACGCGATACGGTGCAGACGCAGTTTTTGAATCCAAAAGTGATCCAATTAATTTTAGTTTAGGTTTAGATTATAGTAAACATCTAATGGAAGGTGAAAATATTTCCGAAACTTGGACTTTATTTAACGGAAACAAGTATTACAGTTCTTCTGATGGAAATGGAAATCATGGCAGAGAAAATTATGGTATAAAGAGTTCTGTTGCTTACAGCTTAACTGATAATGACCTTTTTACACTAAACGGACGTTATGGTTACCGTGATGGAACGAACGGCTCTTCTCAAAATTATTCTCGTTGGAATGTTATTAATCCGGTGGAATTTAATTATTCAACCGTCAGCGATAGATCAAGAGGCGGTTATGATTATAGCGCAGGCTTAAATTATAATCATAATTTTGAAAGTAAAACACACACTTTAACAGCAGATTTAATTTATCAGCATAGTAATACAGATGAATTTACATCATACAAACAATATGATTTGAATAAGATTATTATTGACGGTCAGGAGCAAACAGAAAAAGGACCTTCTTCATCATTTAGAATTAAAGTTGATTATTCTTATCCAATTTCAGAAGCGTCAAAATTTGAAGCCGGTTATAGTTCAGATTTGGATTACTCAAATGATGTTAATGAATATTTTCTTTATGATTCATTAACTTCTGATTTTGAAATACAAGATCTTTTCGGAAAAGATGTAACCTACGATGACAATGTACACGCAATTTATTCTATGTATTCAAACCAAATAAGTGATTTTGGATTTCAATTAGGATTAAGGACTGAATACACAGATAGACTTATAAAACTAAATAGAACCAATGAGGACTTTGCGATTGATAAATGGGACTATTTTCCTTCAGCGCATTTTTCTTATAAAATTGATTCTGAAAATCAATTAATGACAAGCTATACAAGAAGAATTCAAAGACCTAGGGGTTGGGAACTTGAACCGTTTTTAACTTGGATGGATTCTTATAATGTACGACAAGGAAATCCCGCGTTGAAACCTGAATATATTGATTCATACGAACTTGGCTATCAAAAAATGTTCGATAGAAGTTTATTATCCGCAGAATTATATTACAGAATAAATAATAATAAAATTGAATTCTACCAAACAGCATATTCCGAAGATATAACATTAAGAGCGGTCGATAATATTGGGAAGGATTATTCGTTCGGAAGTGAACTAATGTTTAATTTCGATCCATTAAAAATATGGAATGTAAACTTAATGGGTAATATTTATAATTATAAAATCGTTGGTGAAATTCAAGAAACTAAATTTGATAGGGAAAGTTTTAATTGGAATACAAGATTAAACAATAGTATTAATTTTGGACCGTCAACTCAATTACAGTTGAATTTGTTTTATAATAGTCCTACGGTTTCTGCTCAAGGTAGACAAGAAGATTTTGTTATGGCGGGTGCCGCATTCCGACAAATGTTTTTTGATAAACAGCTTGCTTTAACTTTGCAAGTCAGAGATTTACTTGGTACAGGAAAAAGAGAATCAACCTCTCAATCAATTGATTTTTATAGATATAATAAATTTGTGATGGAATCCCCGGTTGTAATGTTAAACCTTAGATTTAATTTTAACAACTACAAATCAAAAAATCGCTCAGATAAAGAAGGCGGCGGAATGGAAATGGAAGGCGGTGGAGAGGATTTTTAACTCTCATGCATTTATTTCGATTATCGTTTAAGTAAATATTGATTTATTAAAATATTTCTATTCATTTCTAAGACTATTTTAATATTACAAATATGTGTTGTATATTGTAATATTTTATTTCGGTATTATTTATTTTATCATTATTCATATTAAATAAAAATAAATTAGGGAGAAATTATGAAACAACTAATTCAAATTACAAACAAAAATATTTTAAAACTATTTTTAGTAGCCAGTTTATTATTTATAATCTCTGCATGCGGAGATGATAGCAATCCAACTGATAATGATGATAATAAAAATTCTTCAGGTACAACTCTAACTATTAATGGCGATGGATGGTCTAACAAATCACTTACTGTTGAAACTTCAGTTGCGACTTATGCTACTGTTTCTCAAATGACTGTAGTTAATGTTTCATTTAACGAAGATGTTCAAATGTTAATTTATGTAAATGGAGGGAAATCCGGTACTTACAACTTTAAAGAAGTAGAATCCGGTCAAGGAAATGGAATAACTCTTACATCTGGAAGCGGTGAAACTGGAAAATATTATTTCTGGAAAGATAATTCCGGATCAGTTACTATATCAAGTTATGGCTCTGTTGGTGGAAAAGTCTCTGGTACTTTTACTGGTAAACTATACAATGCAACTACTGATGCCGAAATTACAATTACTGGAACTTTTAATGCAATGAGAACCGTTGATGTTCCTACAAGTGCATTAAATTAATTCTTTGTAAATCAAATTCAATTTTTGGAAGCCAATAGAATCTTTACATTAAATTCTATTGGCTTCATCATATCATTCATTCCAGGTCTTTCACCCATTTCACCTTTTCTTGCTCTTTGAGAGAACTCTCTTTCATTCGTATCGCCATCGGGATTTCTCATTCCTCCTCTTTTGCCTCCTTCCCGATCAATAAAATCATGTTTTTCAATTTCACCAGACGCAAATCTTAAATTGATTTCATCGTTTGGTTCTGCATCATAGTAAATTTTGTTTTTAATGTTTTGAGCGTAAGGAATTCTTAATTCGTATACTAATTGATTTTGTTCAATATTTACAAAAACCTCCAAGCCGGAATCATTTTTTAGCTTATAAACATTGAGCGGAAAATTTTCATCATCAACAATTAATATTTCATCCTGCTCCGCTTTAAATTTTTCAATTAATTTATTTTCAAATTTACCTTCATTACTTGGACTATTATTTTTTTGACCAAACTCATTTCTATCTTTCATTTCCGGAACAATTTCCATTTTACCGCTGAATTCTTTTCTTATGGGATATTGCACGCCAAAATTGTTTTTATCATTGTTCGGAGATTCAAACCAAATAGTAAAACCATTATTTAAAATTTTCATTACTTTTGATCTGTCCGAAGTTAAAAGACATATATAAATATTCTCTTCATCATTTGTAATACCAAGCGCGACTTTTTCATCATCAAAATAATTTAGGTTACCTTCCCAATCTTGTTTTTTACCGTCTATAGAAATTTCTTTTTCATTCCATTTACTTTTTAATTCTAATTCAGAGCAGCTTATAACCGAAATAATAATCAGTGCTAAGATGAGTTTTGCAAAATTGTACTTTATCATACCGTTAACCAAAAATTTATATAAATTCGACAATTAAATTTATATATGGGTTTAATTACAAAACACAATATTTTACATTCTTTCAACTATCAAAGCTGAAGCTTCTCCTCCGCCAATACATAATGATGCTAATCCGTATTTTGAATTGGTTTCTTTAAGTGAGTGGAGTAAAGTTGTTAATATTCTTGATCCGCTTGCTCCGATAGGATGACCCAATGCCACGGCTCCTCCTTTAATATTTACTTTCGCGGAATCTAAACCTAATTCTTTATTTACAACGAGTGAGACGACTGCAAACGCTTCATTGATTTCAAATAAATCAATATCTTCAATTTTTAGATCAGCTTTATTCAATACTTTTTTTATAGCGTCTATTGGAGCGGTTGTAAACCATTTAGGGTCTTTTGCTGCGGAACTTTGAGCAATAATTTTTGCAATTGGTTTTAGGTTCATCATTTCCGCTTTTTCTTTGCTGACAAGTAAAATTGCCGAAGCTCCATCATTAATTGAAGAAGCATTCGCAGCTGTAATCGTTCCATCTTTTTTAAATACGGGTTTTAGTGTTTTTAATTTTTCAAAATTTACTATTTGAGGATCTTCATCGGTATCAATAATAACATTTCCTTTTTTTGTTTGTATTTCAACTGGAATAATTTCATTCGCGAACTTTTTTTCTTCTATACTTTTTAATGCTCTTTTATAACTTTCAATTGCAAAGTCATCCTGCTCTTGTCTGGTAATTTTATATTCATCCGCACAAATTTCCGCAATATTTCCCATATGAATTTTATCATACGCGTCAACTAAACCGTCATCCAGCAAGCCATCAATTAATTGTTGATCTCCCATTTTATATCCATTACGAATGTTTTTAATATAATATGGAATTTGCGACATACATTCCATTCCACCTGCAATTATAGTTTCGGCATCACCAAGCGCTATAGCCTGTGAAGCCAGCATAACTGATTTAAGTCCTGAACCGCATACTTTATTTATCGTCATACACTGAACTGAATTGTTTAATCCTGCACCAAGAGCTGCTTGTCTTGCCGGTGCTTGTCCTTCACCGGACTGTATAACATTACCCATAATAACTTCATCAACATCATTATAATTAAGCTTATTTCTCTCAATTAAAGCTTTAATAACTATACTTCCCAATTTTACTGCCGGTAAAGTGCTTAAGCTGCCCATAAAGGAACCAACTGGTGTTCTTACTGCATCTATTATATAAACTTCTCTTATATGATTCATATTTCCTCTTTTCTTTTTTTAATAAACATATATTAATCTTTGAAAGAAATATTTACAAGAAATTAATTCGATTTTTATTACCTCATTTTGTAATTTCATTTAAACATTTTAATTTATAAATAATCTGAAATCAGAATTTTTTTATCATGAAATATTTTTTAATAATATTTTCCTTCTTTTTTTCACAATTGTATTCACAAAAAGATTCAACAACATATCAATGGCCGGTACCTCCTCTAAATTCGAGTCAAGGAATAACCGGAGCGTTTGCAGAATTTAGAAATACAGGCAGCTCGGATCATTTTCATAACGCGGTTGATATTTCAGAGCCGGACGGAAACCCAGTATTTCCTTCCATGGATGGTGTTGTATATTCTTTAGATAATAACGGTTATGATTCTTATATAAATGTTAAATCTATAATAAATGGCAAAAAGAAACATATGACTTATTATCATGTTGTTCCAAATCCTAATTTAGTTGTTGGGCAGCAAGTTTATACCGGTCTAACTGTTTTAGGAACAATATTCGTAACCGCAGGTCATGTTCATTTAATCGAAAGAGAATTTGTGAATGTTTCTTCAAGCAGTTTAGGCACTGAAATAAATCCGATAAGACCTGAAGGCGGATTGTATCCGTTTGAGGATACTTTTCCTCCAGTAATTGAGTCATCAACCTTAAAATTCTGCGTAGATAAAACAAACAAGGAAATTTCTTCAAATCAACTTTATGGAAAAGTGGATTTCCAGATTAAAGTTAGAGAGATAAACGGAACAAATTCGGTAAATGTAAACAACGGAACATACATTTTAGGATATAGAATTTTGAGCGAAAATGGAGATCAAGTAATTTATGAACCTGAAAACAATGGTGTAAAATATAGATTTTACTTTCTTCCAAATGATAGTTATGTTCATAACGTTTACGTAAAAAATGTGGCAACACTTTCTGATCCTTATTATTGGGTAACAAACGGAAAAGGCGAAAATCAAATAAATGCCGATCATACGGTTCCAAACAATTACTTAGATACTGATTTGCTTGACGCCGGAAATTACACGCTTGAAATTTTTACCGAAGATACAAGAGGCAGTTCTTCATCTAAAAGATTTCCTATATCAGTAAAAAAATTACCTCCAAAACTCAAATCTGTAATTTCAAAAAATGATTCAATTGAATTAAAATGGGAAAAATATAACATCAATAATCTTAAAGGTTACAGAATTTATTATTCGGATGATGGAAATACTAGTAATTGGAAAGTTGCTGCGGATGAAAAATTATTAGATAACGAGAAAACAAGTATATCATTTTCATCTCCAAGTGAATTTATTATTCCATCAAACAAATTCCAATTTTATTTTTATTTAACTGCAATTGATTCTGCAGGCAATGAATCAACCGGGAGTGACGTTTATTCTGTTGCTATTTTTTCCAATGATAAAAACTTTTTAATTGTAGACGGCTTCAGCAGATACGGAAATGATAGTCGCTGTATTGAACCTCAACATTCATATAATACTTTTTATTTTAATTCCTTAATATCAAATAACGGCAGTAATATTTCATCTTGTTTGGATGAAGTAATTGCCAACGAAGAATTGGATTTAAATATTTTTGATTTAGTAATTTGGTTTACCGGAGATAACTCAGCAGCGGATAATACTTTCGTAAATTTAGAGCAATATAAAGTCGCATTATATTTGGAACAAGGCGGAAAAATATTAATTTCGGGCAGCAATATCGGTCAGGATTTGGATGTGCAAAGTTCATATTCGGAATCTTCCGATACGTTGTTTTATCATCAATACTTAAAATCCGTTTTGATGCACGATGGACTTGATCTGCTGAATGAACTTCACGGAGAAGAAGGAACCAAATTTTCAGATTTCAATTCATCATTTGCTGATGCCGCTCCAGATGATATT is from Ignavibacteriota bacterium and encodes:
- a CDS encoding T9SS type A sorting domain-containing protein encodes the protein MKYFLIIFSFFFSQLYSQKDSTTYQWPVPPLNSSQGITGAFAEFRNTGSSDHFHNAVDISEPDGNPVFPSMDGVVYSLDNNGYDSYINVKSIINGKKKHMTYYHVVPNPNLVVGQQVYTGLTVLGTIFVTAGHVHLIEREFVNVSSSSLGTEINPIRPEGGLYPFEDTFPPVIESSTLKFCVDKTNKEISSNQLYGKVDFQIKVREINGTNSVNVNNGTYILGYRILSENGDQVIYEPENNGVKYRFYFLPNDSYVHNVYVKNVATLSDPYYWVTNGKGENQINADHTVPNNYLDTDLLDAGNYTLEIFTEDTRGSSSSKRFPISVKKLPPKLKSVISKNDSIELKWEKYNINNLKGYRIYYSDDGNTSNWKVAADEKLLDNEKTSISFSSPSEFIIPSNKFQFYFYLTAIDSAGNESTGSDVYSVAIFSNDKNFLIVDGFSRYGNDSRCIEPQHSYNTFYFNSLISNNGSNISSCLDEVIANEELDLNIFDLVIWFTGDNSAADNTFVNLEQYKVALYLEQGGKILISGSNIGQDLDVQSSYSESSDTLFYHQYLKSVLMHDGLDLLNELHGEEGTKFSDFNSSFADAAPDDIEPINGGATILNYNFDYDREGLHRKGGVSFTGQFGESLETGQMIYFSFPFESIENEINRNKLMRLVLEYFNLKITDADKEIAVKNEFKLQQNFPNPFNPTTTIEYNIHANARDEMQNVELNIYDVLGRKVGVLVNQKQKSGNYKIEFDASNFSSGVYLYRLKTGNFIQTKKMILIK
- a CDS encoding carbohydrate binding family 9 domain-containing protein translates to MKIKFTGILFIICFQFLTAQSSEKELNLNFIKEEIKVDGYIDDSWDLADSVSDFIEFLPYNSVEPKRKTTAKVITNENSIYCLMICYDEIENIQNYTGKLDEFSGDIVSFMIDTFGDKRTAYKFGVSASGVRVDCRLLDDARNRDYNWDGIWFADSKIYNWGFVVEMEIPYKSIQYDKTLKKWGLDFDRWRPIDSEDIYWGKYEQNEGQRISKFGVLNLNDFSPKIDGLNLEIYPVGISKATYLKNDKYDVDLDAGIDIFYNPSQALTFQLTANPDFAQIEADPFDFNISRYESYFEEKRPFFTEGSEVFSPSGRQNNSGFYRPLELFYSRRIGKLLPDGTEVPLQIGTRVFGRYDDFEYGGFFAQTGKTNYKNDGEKLTEDNAVFGSARIKKQILENSSVGLLFVGKHSNNEDNGVLDVDGAFRGANWQLAYQLARSFKNDEGDYAVSAGYTQFMENWLNLFRTRYIGNKFDIDQIGYVPWRGTSNSVGLTGPRWEFNEGPINAILLYFGGYLGWEKIDNYTDYGGVLGYNMNFRNNWGFEINLDAGKSKDQKIYYSSYSASLSSWFDISPKWHANLNLGYTNTYNFSREYLAFYSWAETYFNWNVLNFLNVGTALNFFIEGNPEHKIEDITMNARPYFSLTPINDLNIKMYFDNVFVKSTDKLEQLIIGFLFAYNFSPKSWIYLAVNDVQDRSDRYDINNNLLDRKLHVKNRAGVFKVKYLYYF
- a CDS encoding TonB-dependent receptor, giving the protein MKNFILFVLLLMSVNSQIFSQRNLENSIKGKVIDKDAKVALEYSNIILFSQKDSTQSNGTVTNAEGNFIISNVRPGEYFLKISFIGYETTKIENLKIGPRTNIELGDILLKAESFNTKDVVVSGERAAVSYQIDKKVINVSEQLTSLSGNAVDVLENVPSVTVDIDGNVSLRGSSNFTVLIDGKPTILESNEALQNIPASTIENIEIITNPSAKYNPEGTAGIINIITKKNSLEGISGIANLNGGNGTRYGADAVFESKSDPINFSLGLDYSKHLMEGENISETWTLFNGNKYYSSSDGNGNHGRENYGIKSSVAYSLTDNDLFTLNGRYGYRDGTNGSSQNYSRWNVINPVEFNYSTVSDRSRGGYDYSAGLNYNHNFESKTHTLTADLIYQHSNTDEFTSYKQYDLNKIIIDGQEQTEKGPSSSFRIKVDYSYPISEASKFEAGYSSDLDYSNDVNEYFLYDSLTSDFEIQDLFGKDVTYDDNVHAIYSMYSNQISDFGFQLGLRTEYTDRLIKLNRTNEDFAIDKWDYFPSAHFSYKIDSENQLMTSYTRRIQRPRGWELEPFLTWMDSYNVRQGNPALKPEYIDSYELGYQKMFDRSLLSAELYYRINNNKIEFYQTAYSEDITLRAVDNIGKDYSFGSELMFNFDPLKIWNVNLMGNIYNYKIVGEIQETKFDRESFNWNTRLNNSINFGPSTQLQLNLFYNSPTVSAQGRQEDFVMAGAAFRQMFFDKQLALTLQVRDLLGTGKRESTSQSIDFYRYNKFVMESPVVMLNLRFNFNNYKSKNRSDKEGGGMEMEGGGEDF
- a CDS encoding thiolase family protein — translated: MREVYIIDAVRTPVGSFMGSLSTLPAVKLGSIVIKALIERNKLNYNDVDEVIMGNVIQSGEGQAPARQAALGAGLNNSVQCMTINKVCGSGLKSVMLASQAIALGDAETIIAGGMECMSQIPYYIKNIRNGYKMGDQQLIDGLLDDGLVDAYDKIHMGNIAEICADEYKITRQEQDDFAIESYKRALKSIEEKKFANEIIPVEIQTKKGNVIIDTDEDPQIVNFEKLKTLKPVFKKDGTITAANASSINDGASAILLVSKEKAEMMNLKPIAKIIAQSSAAKDPKWFTTAPIDAIKKVLNKADLKIEDIDLFEINEAFAVVSLVVNKELGLDSAKVNIKGGAVALGHPIGASGSRILTTLLHSLKETNSKYGLASLCIGGGEASALIVERM